In Actinomadura citrea, a single window of DNA contains:
- a CDS encoding DUF2252 domain-containing protein, whose translation MASITEELRGRDPKERQAQIVDVLVDAFSDLMERSPAEFRRRFRKMASDPFAFYRGSACLFYADIEHDDDPWADERTSRVWIQGDLHAQNFGTYMNDDGVFVFDVNDYDEAYVGHFTWDVKRLVASLALLAWQKAISDADIRRLIETYVRAYVDQVRKFAAHAGDEKFALTLDTTDGYVRDVLVAAMGGTRTGLLKGMTVVSGSERRFRDRPGVRRLDDAERAEVEAAYAEYLKTIPKEKRFGSLTYVIKDIVGASGFGIGSAGLSAYNILVEGNTQALENDVILSMKQGNVAAASRVVDDPRIREYFQHHGHRTAVSRRALQANSDPWLGHTRIDGVGYVVQELSPYEEDLDWSGLTEPEDMLSVLDDLGRATAKVHCVSDTDSDHTLVGFQVEDAIDAVIGRDETAFVEAMVAFGTEYAEIVREDHTYFVDAFRNHEIPGL comes from the coding sequence ATGGCGAGCATCACCGAGGAGCTGCGCGGGCGGGACCCGAAGGAGCGCCAGGCGCAGATCGTCGACGTCCTGGTCGACGCGTTCTCGGACCTGATGGAGCGCAGCCCCGCCGAGTTCCGCCGCCGCTTCCGCAAGATGGCGTCCGACCCGTTCGCGTTCTACCGGGGCAGCGCCTGCCTGTTCTACGCCGACATCGAGCACGACGACGACCCGTGGGCCGACGAGCGCACGTCCCGCGTGTGGATCCAGGGCGACCTGCACGCGCAGAACTTCGGCACCTACATGAACGACGACGGCGTCTTCGTCTTCGACGTCAACGACTACGACGAGGCCTACGTCGGCCACTTCACCTGGGACGTCAAGCGGCTGGTGGCCAGCCTGGCGCTGCTGGCGTGGCAGAAGGCGATCTCCGACGCCGACATCCGCCGGCTCATCGAGACCTACGTGCGCGCCTACGTCGACCAGGTCCGCAAGTTCGCCGCGCACGCGGGCGACGAGAAGTTCGCGCTGACGCTCGACACCACCGACGGCTACGTCCGCGACGTGCTGGTCGCCGCGATGGGCGGCACCCGGACCGGGCTGCTGAAGGGCATGACCGTCGTCTCCGGTTCCGAGCGACGGTTCCGCGACCGCCCCGGCGTCCGCCGCCTCGACGACGCCGAGCGCGCCGAGGTCGAGGCCGCCTACGCGGAGTACCTGAAGACCATCCCGAAGGAGAAGCGCTTCGGCAGCCTCACCTACGTGATCAAGGACATCGTCGGCGCGTCCGGGTTCGGCATCGGCTCGGCCGGGCTGTCGGCCTACAACATCCTCGTGGAGGGCAACACCCAGGCGCTGGAGAACGACGTCATCCTGTCGATGAAGCAGGGCAACGTCGCCGCGGCCAGCCGGGTCGTCGACGATCCCCGCATCCGCGAGTACTTCCAGCACCACGGGCACCGCACCGCCGTGTCGCGGCGCGCGCTGCAGGCCAACAGCGACCCGTGGCTCGGCCACACCCGGATCGACGGCGTCGGCTACGTCGTGCAGGAGCTGTCCCCCTACGAGGAAGACCTTGACTGGAGCGGCCTCACCGAGCCCGAGGACATGCTGTCGGTCCTGGACGACCTGGGCCGCGCCACCGCCAAGGTGCACTGCGTGTCCGACACCGACTCCGACCACACCCTGGTCGGGTTCCAGGTCGAGGACGCCATCGACGCGGTGATCGGCCGGGACGAGACGGCGTTCGTGGAGGCGATGGTGGCGTTCGGCACCGAGTACGCCGAGATCGTCCGGGAGGACCACACCTACTTCGTGGACGCGTTCCGCAACCACGAGATCCCCGGCCTGTAG
- a CDS encoding zinc-binding dehydrogenase encodes MAMTGGGTGTAVGLHRVLEPAGVLPQAALRLDADPRIRPDEVRIGVERLNLDAASYRQLHTAHGGDPDAIRAEVLRIIGERGKMHNPVTGSGGMLVGVVEEAGPDSPLGLKPGDRVATLVSLTLTPLAVTDGLAEWDGRSEQVPARGHAILFARSIAAVLPDDLPVPLALAVMDVCGAPALTHRVVSAREDGPVVVVLGAAGKSGCLSLAAARRAGASRVIGLVPTAEERERLAASGLADDVVLADARDPVAVAAAVGEPADVTVVCVDVPGCEHGAILATAPGGTVVFFSMATSFPAAALGAEGLAADVTMLIGNGYVPGHAETALELVRSEPAVRALFTSRTGADSAE; translated from the coding sequence ATGGCGATGACCGGAGGCGGGACGGGGACGGCGGTCGGGCTGCACCGGGTGCTGGAGCCCGCGGGCGTCCTCCCGCAGGCCGCGCTCCGGCTGGACGCGGACCCGCGGATCCGGCCGGACGAGGTGCGGATCGGCGTCGAGCGCCTCAACCTGGACGCCGCGTCCTACCGCCAGCTGCACACCGCGCACGGCGGCGACCCGGACGCGATCCGCGCCGAGGTGCTGCGGATCATCGGGGAGCGCGGCAAGATGCACAACCCGGTGACCGGGTCGGGGGGCATGCTCGTCGGCGTGGTCGAGGAGGCCGGGCCGGACTCGCCGCTCGGCCTGAAGCCCGGCGACCGCGTCGCCACCCTGGTGTCCCTCACCCTCACTCCGCTGGCCGTCACCGACGGGCTCGCGGAGTGGGACGGGCGGTCCGAGCAGGTGCCGGCGCGCGGCCACGCGATCCTGTTCGCCCGCTCCATCGCCGCCGTCCTGCCCGACGACCTGCCGGTGCCGCTGGCCCTCGCCGTGATGGACGTGTGCGGCGCCCCGGCCCTCACCCACCGCGTCGTGTCGGCGCGCGAGGACGGCCCCGTGGTGGTGGTCCTGGGCGCCGCGGGCAAGAGCGGGTGCCTGTCGCTGGCCGCCGCGCGCCGCGCCGGCGCGTCCCGGGTGATCGGGCTGGTCCCCACCGCCGAGGAGCGGGAGCGGCTGGCGGCCTCGGGCCTGGCCGACGACGTCGTGCTCGCCGACGCCCGCGACCCGGTGGCGGTCGCGGCGGCCGTCGGTGAGCCGGCCGACGTCACCGTCGTCTGCGTGGACGTGCCGGGCTGCGAGCACGGCGCGATCCTCGCGACCGCGCCCGGCGGCACCGTCGTGTTCTTCTCGATGGCGACCTCGTTCCCGGCCGCGGCGCTCGGCGCCGAGGGGCTGGCCGCCGACGTCACGATGCTCATCGGGAACGGCTACGTCCCCGGGCACGCCGAGACCGCCCTGGAGCTCGTGCGGTCGGAACCCGCGGTGCGTGCGTTGTTCACCTCCCGGACCGGCGCGGATTCGGCAGAATGA
- a CDS encoding KamA family radical SAM protein: MTTALHPDALQSEEAARQPYAYRRRPLTEPDWRRLPGWRDVTEAEWESAQWQRAHCVKNVRQLRRVMGDLLDERFYADLERDQAERATMSMLLPPQMLNTMDVSSTEAFYADPVRRYMLPVFSDRRTDWPSHPHASRDSLHEAEMWAVEGLTHRYPTKVLAELLPTCPQYCGHCTRMDLVGNSTPNVDKHKFTIKPPDRLGAMLDYLRRSPGVRDVVVSGGDVANMPWARLESFVDSLLDIDNIRDVRLASKALMGLPQHWLQDDVRAGMERLATKANARGVQIAIHTHVNAAQSVTPLVAKAARAMLDTGIRDVRNQGVLLRGVNDTPEALLDLSFALLDEAGILPYYLYMCDMIPSSEHWRLAVWEAQGLQHAIMGYLPGFATPRIVCDVPYVGKRWVHQLADYDRERGISYWTKNYRTGLELSDPDALTRRYEYHDPIYTLPQEGQDWWRQRSQTV; encoded by the coding sequence ATGACCACTGCCCTGCACCCGGACGCCCTCCAGTCCGAGGAGGCCGCGCGCCAGCCGTACGCCTACCGGCGCCGGCCGCTGACAGAGCCCGACTGGCGGCGCCTGCCGGGGTGGCGGGACGTCACGGAGGCCGAGTGGGAGTCGGCGCAGTGGCAGCGCGCCCACTGCGTCAAGAACGTGAGGCAGCTGCGCCGGGTCATGGGCGACCTGCTCGACGAGCGCTTCTACGCCGACCTGGAACGCGACCAGGCCGAGCGCGCCACCATGTCGATGCTGCTGCCCCCGCAGATGCTGAACACGATGGACGTCTCCTCCACCGAGGCGTTCTACGCCGATCCCGTGCGCCGCTACATGCTCCCGGTGTTCAGCGACCGGCGCACCGACTGGCCGTCCCACCCGCACGCCTCCCGCGACTCGCTGCACGAGGCCGAGATGTGGGCCGTCGAGGGCCTCACCCACCGCTACCCCACCAAGGTCCTGGCCGAGCTCCTGCCGACGTGCCCGCAGTACTGCGGGCACTGCACCCGCATGGACCTGGTCGGCAACTCCACGCCGAACGTCGACAAGCACAAGTTCACCATCAAGCCGCCGGACCGGCTCGGCGCCATGCTGGACTACCTGCGCCGCTCCCCCGGCGTCCGCGACGTGGTCGTCTCCGGCGGCGACGTCGCCAACATGCCGTGGGCGCGGCTGGAGTCGTTCGTCGACTCGCTGCTGGACATCGACAACATCCGCGACGTCCGCCTGGCCAGCAAGGCGCTCATGGGGCTGCCGCAGCACTGGCTCCAGGACGACGTCCGCGCCGGGATGGAGCGCCTGGCCACCAAGGCGAACGCGCGGGGCGTGCAGATCGCGATCCACACCCACGTCAACGCCGCCCAGTCGGTGACGCCGCTGGTCGCCAAGGCGGCCCGCGCGATGCTCGACACCGGCATCCGCGACGTGCGCAACCAGGGCGTACTGCTGCGCGGCGTGAACGACACGCCCGAGGCGCTGCTCGACCTGTCGTTCGCGCTGCTCGACGAGGCCGGGATCCTGCCGTACTACCTGTACATGTGCGACATGATCCCGAGCAGCGAGCACTGGCGGCTCGCGGTCTGGGAGGCGCAGGGGCTGCAGCACGCGATCATGGGCTACCTGCCCGGCTTCGCCACCCCGCGGATCGTCTGCGACGTCCCCTATGTCGGCAAGCGGTGGGTGCACCAGCTCGCCGACTACGACCGCGAGCGCGGCATCTCCTACTGGACGAAGAACTACCGCACCGGCCTGGAGCTGTCCGACCCCGACGCGCTGACCCGGCGCTACGAGTACCACGACCCGATCTACACGCTGCCGCAGGAGGGCCAGGACTGGTGGCGGCAGCGGTCGCAGACGGTCTGA